A single window of Zea mays cultivar B73 chromosome 10, Zm-B73-REFERENCE-NAM-5.0, whole genome shotgun sequence DNA harbors:
- the LOC100191404 gene encoding uncharacterized LOC100191404: MSTYSKASEPTHLFDCFPNPLLASEGNSRAVGEQLSKSFESATYRTPTLIPPRILPLLHDIAHQLVQDGNQQLCYRIYRDARSSALELSLQKLGIEKLTKRSMQPWLASGTWNQIMHVTVKVLLAGERKICNQIFDGITFNKDQCFAEVTGSSVMTLLSFGDVIAKSKRSHENLFVLLEMYGLMHGLRSEVEVTFQGKFCSGMREAALSLTKSLAQAVQETLVDFEVAVEKNNSKTTVQNGNLHPFTIEVINYVKGLFDYQSTLKILFQQSESDSETESELATVIMKVMQAFQNNLNGKAKQYKDPALYHIFLMNNLHYMVTSVSKSESKDILGGDWIQRHRKIVQQNANQYKRVAWAKIFQTLSIQVSGGNSSSSPCDVSKTGVSRTMIKERFKSFNIQFEELHSKQSQWTIPDQELRDELRLAVAEILLPAYMSSLAVLGILFNVRRTLTSTSNTHKKNWINCWVSSSKDTKLVNRSS; the protein is encoded by the exons ATGAGCACTTACAG CAAAGCTAGTGAGCCCACACATCTATTTGATTGCTTTCCAAACCCGCTATTGGCATCAGAAGGGAACTCTAGAGCAGTTGGAGAGCAACTATCCAAAAGCTTTGAAAGTGCTACATACAGGACTCCAACACTAATTCCCCCAAGAATATTACCACTTCTGCATGATATAGCTCATCAGTTGGTTCAGGATGGAAATCAACAGCTGTGCTATAGAATATACAG AGATGCTCGCAGCTCAGCATTAGAACTGAGTCTTCAAAAACTGGGCATAGAAAAGCTAACTAAACGTAGCATGCAGCCGTGGCTGGCCTCAGGAACCTGGAATCAGATTATGCACGTTACA GTTAAAGTATTACTAGCTGGAGAAAGAAAAATTTGTAATCAGATTTTCGATGGTATCACTTTCAACAAGGATCAATGTTTTGCTGAAGTGACAGGAAGCAGTGTTATGACTCTTCTCAGCTTTGGTGATGTTATTGCTAAAAGTAAAAGATCTCATGAAAATTTGTTTGTACTGCTGGAGATGTATGGATTAATGCATGGACTTAGGTCAGAG GTTGAAGTGACATTTCAAGGAAAGTTTTGCTCTGGGATGCGGGAGGCTGCATTAAGCCTGACTAAGAGCTTGGCGCAAGCTGTACAAGAAACTCTGGTTGATTTTGAGGTGGCAGTTGAAAAGAATAATTCAAAGACTACCGTACAGAATGGAAATCTTCATCCTTTTACAATCGAAGTGATTAATTATGTAAAAGGCCTATTTGA TTACCAATCAACACTGAAAATACTATTTCAGCAATCTGAAAGTGACAGTGAGACTGAATCTGAACTTGCAACTGTAATCATGAAGGTTATGCAGGCCTTTCAGAATAACTTGAATGGGAAAGCTAAGCAGTACAAGGATCCTGCATTGTATCACATATTTCTTATGAACAACCTTCACTATATGGTTACGTCTGTTAGCAA ATCAGAATCCAAAGATATACTCGGTGGTGACTGGATTCAGAGACACCGTAAGATTGTGCAGCAAAACGCTAATCAGTACAAGAGGGTAGCATGGGCAAAG ATTTTCCAGACACTCTCCATCCAAGTTTCAGGTGGCAATAGTTCGTCATCACCATGTGATGTTAGCAAAACTGGAGTTTCAAGGACTATGATCAAAGAACG GTTCAAGTCCTTCAATATACAATTTGAAGAGCTTCATTCAAAGCAGTCTCAATGGACTATACCTGATCAGGAATTGCGAGATGAACTGAGGCTTGCCGTGGCTGAAATTCTCTTGCCAGCATATATGTCTTCGTTAGCCGTTTTGG GAATCTTGTTCAACGTTCGAAGAACCCTCACAAGTACATCAAATACACACAAGAAGAATTGGATCAATTGTTGGGTCAGTTCTTCCAAGGACACTAAGCTGGTGAACAGAAGCAGTTAA